TTGTCTTTATTCTgcagaaaatttaaaaactgttCTAAAGTATATCCTAATACTAAAACTTACAAAACATTATTATAACAATGCTAACAAACCTAAATTTTCCTTTAGAAACTATTCTTAAAATTATCTACTCTCTAGAATTATAAcagcaaaataaaaaagtgcacttatgaaaaaaaaataccaaaactAAAACTGCAGCAAAACTCCAATCATAAAAAAAGTGTGCCGTACATTTCCTATAgaatataatttacttttttaatagtctttttataatacattatgTGTATCTTTATTAGTATCTCCTTTCAATTTTAGAGCACATTATCATTTTGAtcattattcttcctacatgCATAATGGACTTCAACTTAATAATTGgttctcaaattttattttctttgtaccGATTTAAATTGGTTATATGTAACATTTCAAATGAGAAATTCTTTATTAGtgagaaaatgaaataaaatttgtaaataaagattaaaatgaaagggttacatatttatttattggtgaaccatatttcttatattcttCTATGCTTTATAAGTGtttgtgtattttataaaatactcaTTGCCATTTTGTTTAGGTATCTATTCCAATGGATAAATCTTGGATTGTTAAGCCTCGGAATACAATTGAATACtcaattggtttaaaaaaattcttagattttgcttttgaaaatgGGGCTGTTGGAGATACAATTAAATGCCCATGTCCTAAATGTGGGTTTATGAAATGGCAAACTAGAGGCGTAGTTGAGGAGCACTTGATTTTAAAAGCATTTCccaaaaattatgttatatggAATCTTCATGGTGAGAAACAAATAGAAGATATTTCTAGTAATGAAGATGATATACAAGAGGCATTTCATTATGAAAATCCAATGGAAACAATGATCAATGAAGCATTTGGGCACTATAGGCAAGAAGGTACTAATCTAGGCAAAACACAACCATTGGGTGTAGATGATGTTTTGAATGAAAGGCCAAAGGAGTATCATAATGAGTTTATTGATTTTCTCAATGATGGAAATCAAACATTGTGTGACGGGAACAAGTACACAAAATTAGAGTTTGTAATCAAATTATATCACATCAAGGTTTTGTGTGGATTAAGTGACAAGGAAATGACTATGATCCTAGATTTGTTAAAAGATGCATTTAATGAAGCAAACTTGCCTCTTTCTTTTTATGAGGCTAAGAAAACCATCAACAAACTTGGTCTTAGTTATACCAAAATAGATGCATGTCCGAATGATTGTATGTTATATTTAAGAgatgatgaaaaagatttgCAAACATGCAAACATTGCGGTACATCTAGATGGAacccaaagaagaaaaaaaaacaacctgCAAAAGTTTTGCGTTACTTTCCATTGAAACCAAGATTGCAAAGATTGTTTATGTGTTCTAAGACTGCAGAGCATATGAGATGGCATTCTTTAGAGAACAAAGATGGGTTCATAAGGCATCCAAGGGACGGTGAGGCATGGAAAACATTTAGTTTATTGCATCCTGAGTTTGCTTCTGATCCTCGAAATGTTCGTTTAGGCCTTGCTAGTGATGGTTTTAATCCTTTTGGTACTATGAGTTCTACTTATAGTATTTGGCCAGTGTTTTTAATTCCATACAATCTTCCACCATGGATATGTATGAAGCACACTTCATTGATCCTATCCATGATCATTCCAGGCAAGCAAATGCCAGGAAATAATATTGATGTGTACTTACAACCCCTTGTGGATGAGTTACGTGAGCTATGGAATGATGGTGTGGAGACCTTTGATTCTTCATTGAATGAAACTTTTAGGATGCGAGTAGCTCTTATGTGGACAATTAGTGACTTTCCTGGCCTAGGCATTTTATCTGGTTGGAACACACACACAGGTTTAGCTTGCCCTACTTGTAACTTTGATGCAATACCTTGTCGTCTTCCTTATAGTAAGAAGTGGTGTTTTATGGGGCATCGTCGCTTTTTGAGTAGAAACCATAGATTCAGATTGAATCGTGTTCGCTTTGATGGAAACACTGAAACAAGGAATCCACCACTAAAATTATCAGGATCTGACATTTTTAGGCaagttgaaaatattaatgttacaTTTGGGAGAGGAGTAATTTTGGATGGTAGAGGAAAAAGATCTAGAGAAGAAGTTAAACAATGGAAAAAAAGAAGCATTTTCTTTGAACTTCCGTATTGGGAGTCTAATTTGTTACGCCATAATTTAGATTTCatgcatattgaaaaaaatgtatttgacaATTTGGTATATACTTTGTTAAATGAAAAGCCTAAATCCAAAGACAATGTAAATGCTAGGAAAGATTTAAAGGAAATGGGCATAAGAGAGGATCTTTGGCCAGATGATAATGGAAGATATCACCTTGCTTTGTTTTCACTAACTCGTGATACCAAAAAGTTGTTTCTCAAAACTTTGAAAAATGTTATAGTACCGGATGGTTACTCAAGTAACATTTCTAGATGTGTTGATGAGgtgcaacaaaaaatatttgggCTAAAAAGTCACGATTGCCATATTATTATGGAGCAATTACTACCGCTGGCAATACGTAATTTGTTACCAAACCATGTCACTGCAACCTTGGTGGAGTTTTGCTCATTTTTTAAAGTCCTTTGTAGTAAAAGTTTAAATCCACAAGAACTTGAAATGCTTCAAGATCGCATTGTGCTAACACTTTGCCACTTAGAGATGTTATTCCCACCATCATTCTTCACAATTATGGTTCATTTAACTGTCCATCTGGTAGAGGAAGCAAAACTTGGAGGTCCAGTTCATTATCGATATATGTATCCTATAGAAAGGTAATGCTTAGTACTTTTAGATTAAGGTATCATTATCATAAATATCCAAGTTgtttactataattatttctCATTATTATAGGGAATTAGGTCATTTAAAGACCTTTGTACGAAACAAGGCAAAACCAGAAGGTTCTATAGCTGAGGGATACTTAGCTGAAGAGTCTCTTACCTTTTGTTCTAGATACATTGAAGATATAGAGACAAGGTTCAATAGACCAAGACGTGTTTGTGATAAAACAGGTGATAATGTGCCTTTTCTGTCATCTATCTTCCCACAAGGTGGGAAGCCAGTAGGAGGTTCCTCGAATTTTACTTTAACTCAGATGCAAAAACTACAAGCCCATCGATATGTGCTTTTAAATTGTCCAATAGTCACACCATTTGTTGAGTGAGTAATCTACATTAAGTGTGTGATTTgtatttaaactaattaaattatattagtcatGTTGTTTGATTATATATGTAGTGAATTTAGACAACTAATAAAAAGAAGTTCAAAGGGAAGGCAACCTTCAACCACTGAGATCGAAACTAGAGTGTTTAAAGAGTTTGTTGATTGGTTTCAAAGGCGGGTAGGTTATCAAATAGTACACTTTCTGTTATTTACTatgttttctttcaattatGGCTAACATAACTTCTTTATTTAGATTATGAATCCAGAAACAACAAATACAATGTCTAATGACTTAAAGTTTCTAGCACGAGGTCCATTGGAAAATGCTAACAGATTTACTGCGTACAACATCAATGGGTTTAAATTTCGAACATTGACTCGAGATGAGGGATTGAGAACACAAAATAGTGGTGTGTTTTTAACATCTAATACAACTTGTGTATCAAGCAGTGTTGACAGGAACTTAAGGCAAGTGGACTTATCCTATTATGGAAAGTTGGAGGATATCATTGAGCTTAATTATTATGGTCAATTCAAAGTTGTTCTTTTCAAGTGTAAGTGGGCAGATACTACACGAGAAAGAGGATATAAAAAGGATCAATGgaattttaattgtgttaaCTTTGATAGACTAATTCATATTGGAGATCGTGAAGAACATGAACCTTATATTTTGGCATCTCAAGCACAAATGGTATATTATGTAGATGATGTGGTCAATAAAGGATGGAGTGTTGTTGTGCATTTAAAGCCAAGAGATTTGTATGAAATGGGAGAAATAGTAGAAGAGGTATATGAAAATGAGCCATACCAAGATCAAGAGCTAGAGAAATTTTATAGTAATGACAATGAATATGTGCAATTGGCTACAAACCATTTAGATGGTGATATCCCTGACTCAAATGTATgagttgaaaaaataattagtaataaattttatcttaaaggtaatattttttatattcaaagttATTTTCAATGCATGTATACTTGACTCATGTTTGATTTCttaatgttattttcttaaGGTGATTATATGTTGCTTCCTCTTATCAATTTCAGGTTAGGAAggacatatatataaagaaccTATAATAAAAAGTGTACTCTTTATTCTCTggttctctttcttctctagttctctttcttctctggttctcttcacaggttataacttatatatagtTTCTTGCACTTCATTAAATGCATTCTGGTTGTGAATTTTAACTATCtaaagcattttttttcatctgttAGGTCTGACCTTGTTGTGAACTTACCAATTGTTCTGATCTAAGTGCACCGTAAGTGAAATGGTTCACTCCTAAAgaagtatttattaatttcctaTAAATTGCAGTGCTTTTATGTTATCCATCATGATTTTTTCTGTAAATGATGTTGAAACTGAAACTGAAACTGAAACTAAAAATAGACATGCTGTAAATGATTTTTTCTGTTACAGTCACTTGGTACTTTCATCAAGTGAATCATCAAATTCTATAAGCTGTGGCAGTGTTCCCTTCAAGTGAGGTAGGTCTACACCATGCAGCAGAGTGATGagatcaaattatatatattgtgaacTTTGCCACACAAACATtaccaaaataattgaatatcAAATTAGGATAGTGGTTCCACACAAGAATGCATAGCAGATAGTGACCGAAATTTGGCTTAGAAAAATCATAGGTACTGTATGATTTGTGTTGACTGCCACACCTTTTTCAAATTTGTCTCAAGGGAAATTATTGTTAGAGATATTAATAGATTCCACCATTTTAAAGATGGCTCATGTTCCTGTGGTGATTACTGGtaatatcatcatcatccatTCCCAGTTTCATAAGATACGTAGATTCTTTATCTTTACTACTGCAATTGTTTCATGACTATAGTCACTATTGAAACACTGTTTCAATAGGTGCTAGCCAAGCAAGCAAGCCATAACACAGCAGTGGTGAATATTTCTTAGCCCTTGGTTCTGATAATAGTGATTGTGCCTCTTCCCTGTGTGTGAATTCTAGTAAGGGCCACCACTGCTTTCCCTGCTAGCCATAACACAtccaaaaagaaagaaaagaaaattgaagagGAAAAGAGtagttagagaaaaaaaaaagcattacAGAGTGAACAAAAAaactatttcattattttagtgTTACTGTTAGCATTGTTAGAACAAGACATCAAAAGTTAAAATCtgtaaattgattttaactGAGAGAAACTTAATGTTTgttacctttttattttcttctattaaaagtatttatagGAGAGTTTATGCAAACAAGACCATAGTTTTCTATTACTGTACCATTTGTTTGATTATTAGTAATATGCTATGAATGCTATGAATCTTGGTAATATGCTATAACCAAAACAACTTATCAGTCTGGTTTACCAAGTTATGATTAATTGGAGCACAAAAATTTGATTACTTTTCTGTGGTAGACTTATGCATGGATGCTATTGTAATACTGCAGCTACAAACTTCCACTGGTAATTTCTCTTGATTGTGCTTGTTTTTGTCTTTGTTATTGTCAATTTTAGTTAAGTAGAATCCTTGTTCTCGACCTATAGAAAGTAGTTAATTGCTTCATGTTGAACACAAGTGTTGGTCTCACACAGAGATAAACTAgatcaatataaaaaagttgTTCTTTCAGATTGTTGTTCTCACACAAAGTTGTTCTCACACAAAGTTGTTCTTTCAGATCAATATAAAAACTAGATCACCCACACCACTGACTCTTCCAAATGTTGATGTTTCTTTTGGTATATCTTTCAGATTGTTTTCTCCTAGAGTGCTCATCTTAATATAAATGGAGCATAAATCTATCTCatctacatttttttatcatgtgtTACCTATATGATCTAGAATTGGATAGATTAGTCCAATTGGATAGATAAGTTTTCTTTATTGTTGTGGCATGAGAATAGTACTCTAGAGGAATATCTGGAGGAGATCCCGCACTGCCATATGCATATTCTGGCTTGCAAGTTATTTTTGCAACTTCTCCGACCTAGCAAGATTAGCAGATAAATATCAGGATCAAATCCATTATCTAAATACAGTTTCATCAAAAGTATGCTTTCTTAGACCTTCATGGTTTTGAATGCAATCTCCCAAGCCTTGATAACACTGCCCTTcccaatctcaaaagaaaatatagtgTTATCTTCATGTGTTGTGTCAAAAACTTCACTGGTATCAGCAAGTGTGCCTTCATAGTGAACTGATCAGcacaaaaaaacatttagaTGAGAATCAGTAAAATCAAGCATTTCATGCAAACAAACTTCAAACACATCCAATTTAGAGAATTAAAACTTATGGTCAGATTAGATATACTTCATAGGCCAAAAAAGCTATCATATAAAAGGTCCACTTTTGAATATTGTCATTAGATACTCAACTAATATGTGACAGTGAAGCTACCATTCACATTCCATGAGCAGATTAAACACAATGACCAAATTGCATACATGCTCACTAAATAGAGA
This portion of the Vigna unguiculata cultivar IT97K-499-35 chromosome 6, ASM411807v1, whole genome shotgun sequence genome encodes:
- the LOC114187160 gene encoding uncharacterized protein LOC114187160 isoform X1; its protein translation is MDKSWIVKPRNTIEYSIGLKKFLDFAFENGAVGDTIKCPCPKCGFMKWQTRGVVEEHLILKAFPKNYVIWNLHGEKQIEDISSNEDDIQEAFHYENPMETMINEAFGHYRQEGTNLGKTQPLGVDDVLNERPKEYHNEFIDFLNDGNQTLCDGNKYTKLEFVIKLYHIKVLCGLSDKEMTMILDLLKDAFNEANLPLSFYEAKKTINKLGLSYTKIDACPNDCMLYLRDDEKDLQTCKHCGTSRWNPKKKKKQPAKVLRYFPLKPRLQRLFMCSKTAEHMRWHSLENKDGFIRHPRDGEAWKTFSLLHPEFASDPRNVRLGLASDGFNPFGTMSSTYSIWPVFLIPYNLPPWICMKHTSLILSMIIPGKQMPGNNIDVYLQPLVDELRELWNDGVETFDSSLNETFRMRVALMWTISDFPGLGILSGWNTHTGLACPTCNFDAIPCRLPYSKKWCFMGHRRFLSRNHRFRLNRVRFDGNTETRNPPLKLSGSDIFRQVENINVTFGRGVILDGRGKRSREEVKQWKKRSIFFELPYWESNLLRHNLDFMHIEKNVFDNLVYTLLNEKPKSKDNVNARKDLKEMGIREDLWPDDNGRYHLALFSLTRDTKKLFLKTLKNVIVPDGYSSNISRCVDEVQQKIFGLKSHDCHIIMEQLLPLAIRNLLPNHVTATLVEFCSFFKVLCSKSLNPQELEMLQDRIVLTLCHLEMLFPPSFFTIMVHLTVHLVEEAKLGGPVHYRYMYPIER
- the LOC114187161 gene encoding peptidyl-prolyl cis-trans isomerase FKBP20-1-like, whose protein sequence is SVHYEGTLADTSEVFDTTHEDNTIFSFEIGKGSVIKAWEIAFKTMKVGEVAKITCKPEYAYGSAGSPPDIPLEYYSHATTIKKTYLSNWTNLSNSRSYR